From the genome of Paracoccus seriniphilus, one region includes:
- the rpmE gene encoding 50S ribosomal protein L31, translating to MKKDIHPDYHMIEVKMTDGTVYQTRSTWGAEGDSMTLDIDPTVHPAWTGGSARLMDAGGRVSKFKSKYAGLGF from the coding sequence ATGAAAAAAGATATCCATCCCGACTATCACATGATCGAAGTCAAAATGACCGACGGGACGGTCTACCAGACGCGTTCGACCTGGGGCGCCGAAGGCGACTCCATGACGCTGGACATCGATCCTACCGTGCACCCTGCATGGACCGGCGGTTCGGCCCGCCTGATGGACGCCGGCGGCCGCGTTTCGAAGTTCAAATCGAAATACGCAGGCCTGGGCTTCTGA
- the trmD gene encoding tRNA (guanosine(37)-N1)-methyltransferase TrmD, whose translation MSDTPKSHGRLSVKPSLRPRALMEEPRIRDAWTASIVTLFPEAFPGILGLSLTGRALQQGLWNLHTVPLRDFGVGKHRNVDDTPAGGGAGMVIRADVMDAALREARRLTTGPVIYMSPRGRPLTQARARALAEGPGVTLICGRFEGVDQRVLDAHDVEEISIGDYVLTGGEIAAQVLIDATVRLIPRVLGNQNSLAEESFSVGNRGLLEAPQYTKPALWEGREIPDVLLSGHHAAIAAWREREAERLTKERRPDLWRAYADDPHMDPAKDRQLSGASDQSRNHREHDKEPKR comes from the coding sequence ATGAGCGACACCCCAAAATCGCACGGACGGCTGAGTGTCAAACCCAGTCTGCGCCCGCGCGCCCTGATGGAGGAACCCCGGATCCGCGATGCCTGGACCGCCAGCATCGTGACACTGTTCCCCGAGGCCTTCCCCGGCATTCTGGGCCTGTCGCTGACAGGGCGGGCCCTGCAGCAGGGGCTCTGGAACCTGCACACGGTACCGCTGCGCGATTTCGGAGTCGGAAAGCACCGCAATGTCGATGATACGCCCGCGGGCGGCGGGGCCGGCATGGTGATTCGTGCCGATGTCATGGATGCCGCCCTGCGCGAAGCACGCCGCCTGACAACGGGCCCGGTGATCTATATGTCCCCGCGCGGTCGCCCCCTGACGCAGGCCCGTGCCCGCGCGCTGGCCGAAGGCCCTGGCGTGACGCTGATCTGCGGCCGTTTCGAGGGCGTCGATCAGCGCGTTCTGGATGCCCATGATGTCGAGGAAATCAGCATCGGCGATTATGTCCTGACCGGGGGAGAGATCGCCGCTCAGGTCTTGATCGACGCGACGGTTCGCCTTATACCGCGCGTGCTGGGGAATCAGAACTCTCTGGCCGAGGAATCCTTTTCCGTCGGCAATAGGGGTTTGCTGGAAGCCCCTCAGTACACGAAGCCAGCCCTGTGGGAAGGCCGCGAGATCCCGGATGTACTGCTTTCGGGGCATCACGCGGCCATTGCTGCTTGGAGGGAACGTGAGGCCGAAAGGCTGACCAAGGAACGCCGCCCCGACCTGTGGCGGGCATATGCAGACGATCCGCATATGGACCCGGCAAAGGACCGACAGCTCTCGGGCGCATCAGACCAATCGCGGAATCACCGCGAGCATGACAAGGAACCCAAGCGATGA
- a CDS encoding GNAT family N-acetyltransferase, with protein sequence MIQLSPTPVLTTQRLTLRAPVASDWPHWRAFMASERAQFVGGGPEVKASQGWRAFGHVIGHWVLRGWGMFVFTRRDEDRPLGMTGPWFPEGWPEREIGWSLWDETAQGKGYAFEAAQAARKHAYDVLGWNGAVSYVAPDNSRSIALAERLGAERDDSAATPEFDAPCLVYRHPAPAGCQGDRA encoded by the coding sequence ATGATCCAGCTGTCCCCCACCCCGGTCCTGACGACGCAGCGCCTGACGCTGCGGGCGCCGGTCGCAAGCGACTGGCCGCATTGGCGCGCCTTCATGGCAAGCGAGCGTGCGCAGTTCGTCGGTGGTGGCCCCGAAGTGAAGGCATCGCAAGGCTGGCGTGCCTTCGGTCATGTCATCGGGCATTGGGTCCTGCGGGGCTGGGGAATGTTCGTCTTTACACGCCGGGATGAGGACAGGCCGCTTGGCATGACCGGCCCCTGGTTCCCCGAAGGCTGGCCCGAGCGTGAAATCGGCTGGTCGCTCTGGGACGAAACCGCACAGGGCAAGGGCTATGCCTTCGAGGCGGCACAGGCCGCGCGCAAACATGCCTATGACGTTCTGGGCTGGAACGGCGCCGTCAGCTATGTCGCGCCGGACAACAGCCGTTCGATCGCCCTGGCCGAAAGGCTGGGCGCAGAGCGTGACGATTCGGCGGCAACACCCGAATTCGACGCGCCCTGCCTTGTTTATCGCCATCCCGCCCCGGCCGGATGCCAAGGAGACCGTGCATGA
- a CDS encoding chorismate mutase, which produces MTDPVTRAAELLREHRDSIDRLDAILVYTLAERFKHTQSVGRLKADHDLPPSDPAREAQQIERLERLAREADLDPEFARKFLNFVIAEVIRHHEQYQT; this is translated from the coding sequence ATGACCGACCCCGTGACCCGTGCGGCCGAACTGCTGAGAGAACATCGTGACAGCATTGACCGGCTGGACGCGATCCTTGTCTACACGCTGGCCGAAAGGTTCAAGCACACCCAATCCGTTGGCCGCCTCAAGGCCGACCACGACCTTCCTCCGTCCGATCCTGCCCGCGAGGCGCAACAGATCGAGCGGCTGGAACGCCTCGCGCGCGAGGCCGATCTGGACCCGGAATTCGCGCGCAAATTCCTGAACTTCGTGATCGCCGAAGTCATCCGGCATCACGAGCAATACCAAACATAG
- the rplS gene encoding 50S ribosomal protein L19, which translates to MNLIAELEAEQIASLGKDIPDFKAGDTVRVGYKVTEGSRTRVQNYEGVCISRKGGQGIGASFTVRKISFGEGVERVFPLYSTNVESITVVRRGKVRRAKLYYLRDRRGKSARIAEKTNYRPKTDAKA; encoded by the coding sequence ATGAACCTGATCGCAGAACTCGAAGCCGAGCAGATTGCCTCGCTCGGCAAGGACATCCCGGATTTCAAGGCTGGCGACACCGTTCGCGTCGGCTACAAAGTGACCGAGGGCTCGCGGACGCGGGTGCAGAACTACGAAGGCGTCTGCATCTCGCGCAAAGGCGGCCAGGGCATTGGCGCCAGCTTCACCGTGCGCAAGATCAGCTTTGGCGAAGGCGTGGAACGTGTGTTCCCGCTGTACTCGACCAATGTTGAATCGATCACGGTCGTTCGTCGCGGTAAAGTTCGGCGCGCCAAGCTGTACTATCTGCGTGATCGTCGCGGCAAATCCGCACGTATCGCCGAAAAGACCAACTACCGTCCCAAAACCGACGCGAAAGCCTGA
- the rpsP gene encoding 30S ribosomal protein S16: MAMKIRLARGGSKKRPHYAIVASDSRMPRDGRFLEKLGTYNPLLPKDSEDRVKMDIERVQYWLSQGAQPTDRVARFLEAAGVKEKAERKNMKKAEPGEKAKKRAEEKAEKAAASAEDAAAE; encoded by the coding sequence ATGGCTATGAAAATCCGTCTGGCCCGTGGCGGCTCGAAAAAGCGCCCTCATTACGCCATCGTAGCCTCGGACTCGCGCATGCCGCGCGATGGTCGCTTTCTGGAAAAGCTGGGCACCTATAACCCGCTGCTGCCCAAAGACAGCGAAGATCGCGTCAAGATGGACATCGAGCGCGTGCAGTACTGGCTGAGCCAGGGCGCACAGCCCACCGACCGCGTTGCACGTTTCCTGGAAGCCGCTGGCGTCAAGGAAAAGGCCGAGCGCAAGAACATGAAAAAGGCCGAACCGGGCGAAAAAGCCAAGAAGCGTGCCGAAGAGAAAGCCGAAAAAGCTGCTGCTTCTGCCGAGGATGCCGCTGCGGAATAA
- the rimM gene encoding ribosome maturation factor RimM (Essential for efficient processing of 16S rRNA), whose amino-acid sequence MSDKICVGAIAGAFGVRGEVRLKSFCSEPRDIARYGPLTTEDGKRSFEVRLTRPVTGGLGARLSGVATREDAEALKGVTLWAPRAALPSLPDDEFYHADLIGLDVYDTGGLLLGRVRAIFDHGAGDILEVVGKEVLLLPFTRAVVPTVDLSARRIIADPPGTDE is encoded by the coding sequence ATGTCCGATAAGATCTGTGTCGGCGCCATTGCCGGAGCCTTCGGGGTTCGTGGCGAGGTCCGCCTGAAGAGTTTTTGCAGCGAGCCGCGCGATATCGCCAGATACGGCCCGCTGACCACCGAGGACGGCAAGCGCAGCTTCGAGGTCAGGCTGACCCGACCGGTGACCGGCGGTCTGGGCGCGCGACTGTCAGGCGTGGCCACCCGCGAAGATGCCGAGGCCCTGAAGGGCGTGACGCTCTGGGCACCCCGCGCGGCGCTGCCCTCTCTGCCTGATGATGAATTCTACCATGCCGATCTGATCGGCCTTGATGTCTATGACACCGGCGGCTTGTTGCTGGGCCGGGTGCGGGCGATCTTTGATCACGGCGCGGGCGATATCCTGGAAGTCGTGGGCAAGGAGGTGCTCTTGCTGCCTTTCACCCGCGCTGTCGTCCCCACGGTCGACCTGAGCGCCCGCCGGATCATCGCCGATCCGCCAGGGACAGACGAATGA